The following proteins are encoded in a genomic region of Planctomycetaceae bacterium:
- a CDS encoding sigma-70 family RNA polymerase sigma factor: MLTDADFERLMERTRNGDEDAAHELVRLYEPEIRRAARMRLTDSRLRRIVDSMDICQSVFGRFFKKAMDGSYDPRSSEDLVKLLVRITRNRVIDLHRRQTTQKRGDAERDEQTDPADLAFDSPGPRTAASAKEQISRIRESLRPDELDIADRRTNGDSWEQISADLGQPAEVLRKRLSRALSRVRVELDEQTSAEHDRLPD, translated from the coding sequence ATGCTGACTGACGCTGATTTCGAACGGCTGATGGAACGCACGCGAAACGGCGACGAGGACGCGGCTCATGAACTCGTTCGGCTCTATGAACCGGAGATTCGCCGCGCGGCTCGCATGCGGCTGACCGATTCCCGGCTGCGGCGAATCGTGGATTCGATGGACATCTGCCAGTCTGTGTTTGGCCGCTTCTTCAAAAAGGCGATGGATGGTTCCTACGACCCGCGCAGTTCCGAAGACCTGGTGAAGCTGCTGGTGCGCATCACGCGCAATCGCGTCATCGACCTGCATCGGCGGCAGACGACTCAGAAACGCGGCGACGCTGAACGGGATGAGCAGACAGATCCGGCGGACCTCGCGTTCGACAGCCCCGGACCTCGCACGGCCGCTTCGGCAAAGGAGCAGATTTCCAGAATCCGTGAAAGCCTGCGTCCGGACGAACTGGATATCGCCGATCGGCGGACGAACGGAGACTCGTGGGAACAGATCTCGGCAGACCTTGGTCAGCCCGCGGAAGTCCTGCGCAAGCGCCTGTCGCGAGCACTGTCGCGCGTGCGAGTCGAACTTGACGAGCAAACGTCGGCTGAACACGACCGACTTCCAGACTGA